TCTATCAAATCATTTTTTGACACTTGAGTCAGCAGTCCAAGCAGAGATGACCAGAAGTTCCTTTTCCCACTTAAGTGGTATTTATGGTCACACAAATGCGTCTGACAACAGACAGGCAGCGAATACTGGATACCAGTTATAATTCTGGACTTTGAAGTGAAGCCACTTTTTGTTTTGGCTGTTTTTAATCAGTTCCAGTCGTGTTAACCCCCATTTAGATTTACTTTCCCAACTTTGTGGCACTAATGATTCTGTGTCCAGGTTTAAAACACCTGCTCTTTGAATTTGTACAGAAATTCTAGTTTAAGTCTGAGTTTTGTGCTGCTTTGGAGTATTAGTTGTTTTATATTACCTGAGTCCTGAGTAAAGTGTGGTATAAATGCAGGCATGGTCTCAGTGTTTTCTTCAGTGTTCTGGCTGATGTTATTGAAGCCACAGTGAGCATTTTTGTCCGTTCACCAGTGTGGCGGTATTTGAAAAATATACATCACGGGTGAAATGAAGATGGTTAAACTGTTACATCGCAGCTTTAATTGAATGAAcgtgtttgtctgtctgcaggCTTCTCAGCCAGACGAGCTGACCATCGAGGAGCAGGAAATCTTGGAGGTCATCGATGATGGCGACATGGAGGACTGGGTCAAGgtacaaaaataacacaaacacagttatgTAGCAGATGCACTCTCATGTTTGAGGGTTGGTTGTTTTGTGTATTAGTTCACTCTCTGGCTCTTAGACTGTTTGACAAacatttagtttcagtttttataaGACCTCGCACCGGTACAGACTATCTACTGGACGTTTTAGTGTTTCTCTGGGATCAGTTGAACTGATGTGGCTTCAGGAATTAGAATAATTCAACTAAAATGCGTGCGGTGCATTGAGGCAGGTCAGGTTGGCCTGGGTGGTAGAAGCTCTGCTGAACATACAGACAAAtcaaaaaatgtacaaatacacagttctctgcttcttttttggCCCTGCAGCCGTAAAGGGCTGATGGGAGATTCTCGTCACCCAGCCGGGCAGGCAGGTGGGCGGGCATggcacccaagtttgtgaatgcaataatTCATGAATGAGgcagtttttaaattcataCCTTAAGTGCAGCTACTGAAAATCTGGACCAAATCCTGATTGATGGTGATCCAATCCTGCCTCAGCAGCGCTCCGGTTTGATCACAGTTTGTCAGCTTCTGCTTTTAACCAGCGGTTCGTGGACTCTTGATCAGTTTGAGATCTGCGGAGTGACCTGGTCATGGatataaaatgttaatttgatGATCTCCCAGCTACTTAGTTatcattttcactttgtttgtCACAGACTGTTACAAAGTTGCTCCTGGACCTTTGGGAGAAATTTGAGAAGTCTTTGAGGACATTTTTCGGGTGGTCAGTGGTGTCTACTTAAATGTAGAAATGTCAGCTGTGGATGCTCCCATCATTGTGTGAAGTCATTCTTTTATAAACGCCTCTGCAGAGCTGCTGGTGTGTAGTCATTGTGTACTTTGTGTGTGGTTGTTTTCAGATCATTTCCCTGAAGGAACATTGTGCATTgttgctgttttacttttgtttattgTGTAAGTCTGGCTTTCCTGTGAGCCATTGTGCAAATGTTCCACGTGTTGAGCCAATATTTTATGTGTATTTACTTAGGTGATTATCTTTTCATATACAGATATAGTGTTTTAATgggatatttattttaatgatataatcatacataaaaatgtgagcAATATCATTTATATAGATCTGTTTTAGTGCTGTGATTCCCCACAGCATGCCCCAACAGAGATCCCAATACCTCTGAGTGTTTTCAATCTGAATGAAAATAAGTAAGCAGCGGAAGGGGAGGCCACCGGTGTTCATGAAATCAAGCTTCATGAATTCAGCAGAGGCTTGTTTAGGATTTTAGATTTCTCGTTAATTCAGGAAGAGAGAACAAAAGCTCTCCTATTATTCTCTTTGTGGCTGTTATTAAATTCTGGCGACGATGCAGTGATATTGTTACAGCCCTACTCTTTACatctgactttattttttctcattaGGAGTTTTCCTGTTGAAACATTTTTGGCTGTTGTCATCGTCTGTGTGCATTGTCTGTGTTTCCAGGCCAGAAACCGTAGCGGACAGGTGGGCTACGTCCCGGAGAAATACCTGCAGCTGCCCTCCTCCAACAGCCTGCTGAGCATGCTGCAGTCGCTGGCCGCGCTGGACGCCCGATCCCAGTCCTCCAGCAACTCCACCGAACCTGAAACCGAACTCCCAACCGGCTCCGTCAACGGAGACTCGAGGAGTGAGATCCGCCTCCACCAGATAATATCGGAGTTTTGATTTCCTGCTTTGTTTAATACCCTCGTTGCCACTGTCTGTGTTGCAGTTTCATTCGCAAAGGCTTTGTACGACTACGCGGGACAAACGGAAGATGAGCTGTCGTTCCCAGAAGGCGCCATCATCCCCATCCTGAGCAGAGAGACCCACGAGGACGATGGCTTCTGGGAGGGCGAGTTTAACGGCGTTGTTGGTGTAAGAGTTCAAATAATAGTTTGCAAAAGCTTGTGACTGCAAAATTGTGTCTGCCTAAGGGACAGTTTGTTCCAGGAGATAAGCGAGAAGATTAATAGGAAGCACCTGGCCTCCAGACGGAGAAGATGTccttttaaatgtgtcaaaagtCGTCAACAGaacatttgtggttttgaaaCTTATGCCTGTGTTGTATCTGCTTGACGCATGAGGGGGCGTCATAAAAGTAAACCCTGATGGTATAAAACAACTGCTTGTGTATCATTGGGCGGAGATCGATGCTGTCTGTGGGCAGTGTTCATCTCCCCACGCGCGTGTTCATTAAAAACATTGTTTGACCGAAGCTCTTCTGGACCATTATTGTTTTGTGCTCACCCTCAATATTTGAACTCGTAACAAACAGCAATAACGGCAAAACATGTAATGGACGTGCTGGTCCACTAGACAACATCATGTTGATGTAAAGCTTTGGGTCTCTTATGCAAAGTAAAGAGGCTGAAATAAGGTGTCCATGAGTATCAGTTTTCAACATTCAGTATTAAGAGACAAAGACTGTACGGGTTGGGCCAGTCGTCAAGTCCTGGAGCAAAGTGAGCCTGCAAATCAATAagatgcaaatcagtttatacCTTTCATAtaatgtttgaatttgtttattCTGAGTTTTATTGTTCAGTTAGTTTCCACAGTTCATATATCATGTGTAATTTTTcattagtttcagtgtttgtttgtattttattctattcatgATGGTTGTGTTGACAGATTTGTCCAAATTTAAAGCTATAGATGTGAACTTTTGGTTCCTTTATTATTACCTGTATAATTAGTTTCAGTCTTTGTGaagtggggaaggaggacccaaaagcaggacTCGTGCGATGGAGagtgctctttatttacagtggagtAAATAAGACAACACAACAATCCAGTGAGCTCCCTCGACTCCTGTGTCATGTCTTCACCCAAAACTCCGTGctctctgctccgtggctgctgtcCACCTGTGctccactctcctcctcctgggaaaaaaacaacagaggcaGCCGTCAGGACACCATGCCGCCTAATCAACAAAAAACAGTCCCAGTCTAAATAATCTAAAAGACCAACCACGGCTTCCAGTGATGGCAACACACAGTTCTAGTGACCAACCCAGTGGGCGGCAATCGAGACAAAGCAGTTCAGGTGGCCTGCATACATTTAGTATCaggctttacaaaaaaaagtatcaACTATGTTAGGATCCATGTTCATCATGTCTgatgtgtgtttacatttgaaGGTGTTTGTGGATTTGTCACCTCTCTTCAAGGTGTGGTTTGTGTTTGATGCTGAAACAGATAAAGactgctgattggctgaagtgggttcaataaaaattgtttggttgttggTTTGGGCACTGCTCAGGTCCACAttaaataaactgctgctcatgtgtgtttgtaggttctcagtcatccaggtcatggttgTCTAAGGAGCCTGGAAAGAAAGCGACTTTACTTCTTTAAGGTTCTGGATGATGTTTAACTTCtgatccaagaagcttcttcagttgaTGTGCTTCCTTTGCTCATTTTCCACCTCTGCACAGTTTCGTTTGATGACAATGCAGTGCAGTTCTCCCAAACATACAACAGAGGGCGCTATGCACATTCACTGAAGtgcagaaaaatacaagtggaggaggaaacaacagcagcatcaaGAGAGAAAACTGAAGTGTTCAAAGCGAGTTACTTTAGTCTCTTATTGTAATATTAATCGACATCTAAACATCACGTTGATGCTTCATGTTTGACTTCCGTGTCCTTTTACTGCTCAGTTGGAAAATATTGATGCaattaaaagaagaggagaagagTAATTTCTCTGTACTACTTCAAAAGTAATTTGAAAGCACTGCCTCATATGGAAAATGAATCATGATGAAATCCTGAAACAAATAGTGTttgtgaatatgaagagtttagttttcattttggtCTTAGAAGTATAAAAATGCAGGACTGAAGACAAGATGGAAATGATGTGTTAtgagaaataaaacatgtcacTATGtactatcattttattttgtttattttttgttcttgtaGGTTTTTTGCTTTAGTGTAAATTTTGAAAGCACTGCTTTTAGTTTGAAAATTGGATTCAGTGTTTAGAGTTTGGACAAAACAATGGACGGTTtcaagaaatgtattttatcaaaaaaacttattttcatggttactgtatttattttaatgcccTCAGTGCACGGAGGCCAACAGCCTCCATGTAAACATTTCCACCCCCAACAATCAGCTCTGATTTATGAAGTTTATCATGTTCAGGCCCTGCAGCTGATTGGTGGCATGTCTGATCAGAAAGCCTTTCTGCATCTTCACAGTGTGAGTCTGAGAGTTTCTCAACAACAGGATGAGCTGCTACACACCTGA
Above is a genomic segment from Astatotilapia calliptera unplaced genomic scaffold, fAstCal1.2 U_scaffold_80, whole genome shotgun sequence containing:
- the LOC113018417 gene encoding F-BAR and double SH3 domains protein 2-like; this translates as ASQPDELTIEEQEILEVIDDGDMEDWVKARNRSGQVGYVPEKYLQLPSSNSLLSMLQSLAALDARSQSSSNSTEPETELPTGSVNGDSRISFAKALYDYAGQTEDELSFPEGAIIPILSRETHEDDGFWEGEFNGVVGVRVQIIVCKSL